Below is a window of Yersinia kristensenii DNA.
TCCGGACTGACGAACAGATGGAATACATGATTTTCCCACGGGTATTACCATTGGCGGAACGTGCCTGGCATCGTGCGCCATGGGAGCAAGATTACAAAGCAGGTCGTGAGTACAAAGGTGGCGAAACCCATATGGTCGATACCAAGGCGTTGAACTCAGATTGGCAGCGTTTTGCCAATATTATGGGGCAACGTGAATTGGCGAAACTGGATAAAGCCGGTGTTGCTTACCGCTTACCGGTGCCGGGAGCACGTGTTGTTGCAGGGGAGTTAGAAGCTAACATCTCCTTGCCGGGGCTGATTATTGAGTATTCGACTGATGGCGGCAAGCAATGGCAGAAATATGATGTCAAAGCCCAACCTAAAGTCAGCGGTGATGTGTTGATTCGCTCGACCAGTCCGGATGGTAAACGTAGTAGCCGTGCGGAGCCGGTTAAAGTCTGATTATTGCTGTCAAAGTGTTGTGTCTGATGTTAACTCCTGTTTGCCCGATTTTTAGGTAAACAACATTAAGTGAAATTGAGTTGATGGTTTTTACCCCGGCGAGTCCGGGGTTTTTTTTGCTTCAAACTCATACGGATAGCGACTAAGTGAGCAATAAAAAAGTGGATTTGTCACGAGGATAGGGATATAGGATACCAGTAACAAAAATGACCACCTGACTCCCAACTAAAATGATTTGTGGGAAAGGCGGCCATCTTGAGAATTGCTTATTTCAGCATTATCTAAAAATCTTTATATGATCAATGCGATTAAACCATATTATTTTGGATCGTGCGCAGACTCATCTTCACGGCAATTGCCAGTGGCACAGTGGCCATATAGATACAGGCTATGATTGGTCAGCTTGATGCCATGCTTCTCAGCAATATCACGCTGCTGTTTTTCAATCTCTTCATTGCTAAATTCAATCACTTTGCCGCAATCCAGGCAAATCAGATGATCGTGATGATGTTGTTGTGTCAATTCAAAGACTGATTTACCGCCTTCGAAATTGTGGCGGGTCACAATACCGGCATCATCAAATTGGTTCAGTACGCGGTAAACCGTCGCCAAGCCAATTTCTTCACCGATATCGATCAGCTTTTTATAAAGATCTTCCGCGCTGACGTGATGGTTAACCGGATCTTGTAACACTTCCAGAATTTTAAGCCGAGGCAGCGTTACTTTAAGGCCTGCATTTTTTAAGGCTTTGTTGTTGTCAGTCATGCGGATTCAGTCCTATTACTATCGATTCAAATTAAGGCCGTTCAGCCTATGACATCCGTGGCGCAATATTCTCAATTGCGTCTCATTATAGAACTGCTAGCCCCAAATGAAAACCGTGGTTGTTAACAAAGATATAATCGCACACTTTGTCCCATTAATCATGCAATGTATTGATGAATGGGATTGTTGCATCATTTAAGTATATGGCTGCTAGGCGTAACGTTACAAATTTGTAGCGGTTTATTTTCATTTTTCACGGATGAACATGCGGATCTGTGGGCGGCTTAACAAGTATCGCGAGAGGCGTAAGAGTAACGGAAACGCGGTTTGATGTTTAACACCACCCGCGCGTTTCCGACACGACAAATTAACCGGTAATTTCAGCGAGATTCAGTTCTTCACTGATCTGTTTCACCCAAGCACTCACTCGCTCATTCGTCAGTTCTGGCTGGCGATCTTCATCAATAGCTAAACCGACAAAGTGATCATCATCCGCCAAGCCTTTAGAGGCTTCGAAGTGGTAGCCTGCCGTTGGCCAGTGACCGACAATGGCAGCACCGCGTGGTTCGATGATATCGCGCACGGTTCCCATCGCATCACAGAAATATTCTGCGTAATCTTCCTGGTCGCCACAACCAAACAACGCCACCAGTTTGCCGTTGAAATCGATCTCTTCCAGCGTCGGGAAGAAATCATCCCAATCACACTGGGCTTCACCGTAATACCAGGTTGGGATACCGATCAGCAGAATATCGAAGCCTTCTAAATCTTCTTTGCTGCTTTTGGCAATGTCATGAACCTCAGCAACCTCTTTGCCCAGTTGCTTTTGGATCATCTTGGCAATGTTTTCGGTATTGCCAGTATCGCTGCCAAAGAAAATGCCTACAGTTGCCATATAACGTAATACCCTTAAATTCAAAAAGTTATGCAAATTATTGAGCCTTCTGCCCAATAATATAACACATGTATAGGGCCATATAATGCCAGAAAATCTCGCCAGGCCGATATCAAGTTTATGCGATATAAAATTTTTGTGAGCCGCTCAACCTTATAGCGGCATTGCCGATAACCTTCATGTAACCGAAAGGTTGCAATTTGCGGTGCCAGGGGGAAAACCGTCAGATGAAAATTTGCCGGGAAAGGAGTTGTCGTTAGCTGTATGGAACGTCCTTTATTGCTTTTCGGTCATCAAGTAACACCAGAGTTTTAACGATAACTATCCGATATATAAGGGGAACGAACATGCAGTTTTTAAGAGATATTACCATCAGAGCCGCACTACTTTGGGTGCTTGGGGCATTTTGCCTGCTATGGGGCGGTGTATCGGGTTATACATTGCTATCACTGAATCAACTGACACAATCGTCTAATGCCAACAGTGTGTTGGTTGAAAACATGAATTTAGTCAATCAGGGGACGGATCAATATTTCCGCATGGTGACACGTCTGGCCCGTTCAGTCGATTATCGCCAGAGCGGTAATATTGTGGATGCCGATAAAGAACTCAAATCATCCAATACCGCACTTGAGAATCTGAAAAAGGAGTTAGCACAGTTTAAAGCTATCGATCATGCACAGATTGATCCCGCATTGGTGACTGGAGTGGTTAATGGATGGAGTGGATTAATTGATCAGGGTGTGACTCCGCTATTTCAGGCCGCAATGAATAACAATGACACAGTCTATGAGGATTTAGCCAAAAAGACCGTGCCAGCGCTGAGCCGCCAATATGGCGCTGTTGCGGAGAATTTTAATCAGGCCGCCTCAAAAGCCATCGGCGTGGCTAAAGAGCAATTTGCTCACCTGACCAGAGTGAGCAGCATAATATTAATCTCTGCTTTGGTGGCGGGATTAGTGATTTTGGTGGTCACTGATCGCTACCTAATTGTTAACATGGTGCGTCCGCTAGATGATATCCGCGCACATTTTCGCGCGATTGCTTCAGGCCAACTTGGGCAGCCTATTACGGATTTTGGCCGTAACTGTGTCGGGCAATTATTTCCACTGCTACGTGATGTGCAGGCCAGCTTGGCCAACACGGTAAAAGCTATTCGCAGCAGCACTGATGGGATTTATCACGGGGCGGCAGAAATTTCTGCCGGAAATACGGATTTATCATCGCGAACAGAGCAGCAGGCGGCCGCATTGGAAGAGACCGCCGCGAGTATGGAGCAATTGACGGCAACGGTAAAACACAACGCAGACAATGCACATCACGCCAGTCAACTGGCGGCAAATGCTTCTATCACTGCAAAAAAAGGTGGGGCACTGGTGGCTGATGTGGTGCATACCATGGATGAGATCTCTGCGAGTTCACGCAAAATAGCCGAAATTACCACGGTAATTAACAGTATTGCTTTCCAGACTAATATTCTGGCACTCAATGCCGCCGTTGAAGCGGCCAGAGCCGGAGAGCAAGGTCGGGGGTTCGCCGTGGTTGCCAGTGAAGTCCGCAATCTTGCACAACGCAGTGCGCAGGCGGCGAAAGAGATTGATAACTTGATCACCGAATCAGTAAGCCGCGTTAGCAGTGGTTCGGCATTGGTAGAAAGCGCCGGGATAACCATGGATGAAATTGTTCGTTCCATTACGAATGTCACTGATTTAATGGGGGAGATCGCATCGGCGTCTGATGAGCAAAGTAAAGGTATCACTCAAGTCGGGCAGGCGGTGGCGGAAATGGACAGTGTGACTCAGCAAAATGCTGCGTTGGTGCAGCAAGCTTCCCGAGCAGCGGCTTCGCTGGAGGAACAGGCGGCGCAGTTAAACCAAGCGGTAGCCGTGTTTAAATTGCGGTCAGATGATGAGCGAGCAAAACCGGCAGCCAAACCTCGGGCCAGAGTTTTAGCGGCGACACCGACGAGTAAGGTGGATAACAATACAAACTGGGAAACGTTCTAGCCTATTTTTCAAAAGCTATTGTGAGGATATTGGCGTGGCGTAATCACTTACGCCACGCCGTCGTGATAACCGATGGGGTAAAACCAATAGGGTTAAAACCCTTTTTGTGAGTGTTCTAATTGAGCCAGTAACATCTGTTCAATCAGTTCACTACGGCTGATGTTACGCTGCTCAGCAAGGCTGTTGAGAGCATCGACGGCATCGGCATTAATCTTCAGTTCCACGCGTCGTAAGCCACGTACTTTATCGCGCCGTAGTTGATTTCGCTTATTAATTCTAAGCTGTTCATCACGGGATAATGGGTTTGTTTTCGGGCGCCCCGGACGGCGTTCATCTGCGAACAGATCCAGCGTCGTGCGATCCGTTTGTTCTTTTGCCATAGGTAGCGGTACTACAAGGGATTTACATCAGAAATTTCTGATGATTCGGTTTACACGTTTCAGGCCGATAGCTCATTATTTGGCGCTGCTATAACTCTGCAATGTCAACTAATTTGAGTATGAACCAACAGCCTGAATTTGCATTTGCCACCAAATTCCGCAGCAAATTTATAGCGCGCCATAATACCCCAGCCAACCGAGCAACGACAATGCTTTACTGTGATTAGATTGGTCTAATTCATTCTTTTTTGCACAATTTTTCCACAGGAAATACATTTCTTTTCCCCAGGGTATGATTTTTAA
It encodes the following:
- the fur gene encoding ferric iron uptake transcriptional regulator produces the protein MTDNNKALKNAGLKVTLPRLKILEVLQDPVNHHVSAEDLYKKLIDIGEEIGLATVYRVLNQFDDAGIVTRHNFEGGKSVFELTQQHHHDHLICLDCGKVIEFSNEEIEKQQRDIAEKHGIKLTNHSLYLYGHCATGNCREDESAHDPK
- the fldA gene encoding flavodoxin FldA codes for the protein MATVGIFFGSDTGNTENIAKMIQKQLGKEVAEVHDIAKSSKEDLEGFDILLIGIPTWYYGEAQCDWDDFFPTLEEIDFNGKLVALFGCGDQEDYAEYFCDAMGTVRDIIEPRGAAIVGHWPTAGYHFEASKGLADDDHFVGLAIDEDRQPELTNERVSAWVKQISEELNLAEITG
- a CDS encoding methyl-accepting chemotaxis protein, which encodes MQFLRDITIRAALLWVLGAFCLLWGGVSGYTLLSLNQLTQSSNANSVLVENMNLVNQGTDQYFRMVTRLARSVDYRQSGNIVDADKELKSSNTALENLKKELAQFKAIDHAQIDPALVTGVVNGWSGLIDQGVTPLFQAAMNNNDTVYEDLAKKTVPALSRQYGAVAENFNQAASKAIGVAKEQFAHLTRVSSIILISALVAGLVILVVTDRYLIVNMVRPLDDIRAHFRAIASGQLGQPITDFGRNCVGQLFPLLRDVQASLANTVKAIRSSTDGIYHGAAEISAGNTDLSSRTEQQAAALEETAASMEQLTATVKHNADNAHHASQLAANASITAKKGGALVADVVHTMDEISASSRKIAEITTVINSIAFQTNILALNAAVEAARAGEQGRGFAVVASEVRNLAQRSAQAAKEIDNLITESVSRVSSGSALVESAGITMDEIVRSITNVTDLMGEIASASDEQSKGITQVGQAVAEMDSVTQQNAALVQQASRAAASLEEQAAQLNQAVAVFKLRSDDERAKPAAKPRARVLAATPTSKVDNNTNWETF
- the ybfE gene encoding LexA regulated protein, yielding MAKEQTDRTTLDLFADERRPGRPKTNPLSRDEQLRINKRNQLRRDKVRGLRRVELKINADAVDALNSLAEQRNISRSELIEQMLLAQLEHSQKGF